One genomic segment of Methylocystis rosea includes these proteins:
- a CDS encoding type IV secretion system protein — protein MDMVTQLFQRVDTIAVSAIEVIYDSIATELLPVFTVALTAYIAWWGYEMVYGRAPLTAGAFLWRIFRIGLIYAVGFYWSDFSTLVVEVFTKTANGIATAICTGTGGTSCGAPETTVAAQLSNLFSTAMQAAKVIAASGGWGAAIGLSLMAIVLVLLTVIFVALAITYVLVGKIALFILLGLAPLFIAMALFEFSSALFSGWLRTCAQYAIVPAIVYGVLGFLLALMTATVNNLGGITDVSSGLTVIAPFLILCLVGSFILPLSLSIAASIAGGHALHNALPGTAMRGVRDYAYWRIARGWRNGGGARSEPPALPPPHATITQGAATISPGAGSRDFSADPRAEQVAGALIEARVAQARARNREG, from the coding sequence ATGGATATGGTGACGCAGCTCTTCCAAAGGGTCGACACGATCGCGGTCAGCGCCATTGAAGTGATCTACGATTCGATCGCAACCGAGCTGCTTCCGGTCTTCACCGTCGCTTTGACGGCTTACATCGCCTGGTGGGGCTATGAAATGGTCTACGGCCGCGCGCCGCTGACAGCGGGCGCGTTTCTGTGGCGAATTTTTCGGATCGGCCTGATTTACGCCGTTGGCTTCTACTGGAGCGACTTTTCGACGCTCGTCGTCGAGGTGTTTACGAAGACGGCGAACGGAATCGCGACGGCCATTTGCACGGGAACGGGAGGAACGTCGTGTGGCGCGCCGGAAACGACCGTCGCGGCGCAGCTCTCGAATTTGTTTTCAACCGCGATGCAAGCGGCAAAGGTGATCGCCGCTTCCGGCGGATGGGGAGCCGCAATCGGACTTTCGCTAATGGCGATTGTCCTGGTTCTGCTCACAGTGATTTTCGTGGCGCTCGCGATCACCTACGTTTTGGTCGGCAAGATTGCGCTCTTCATTCTGCTCGGGCTCGCGCCGCTCTTTATCGCAATGGCGCTATTCGAGTTCTCGTCGGCGCTCTTTTCCGGCTGGCTGCGGACCTGCGCCCAATACGCAATCGTTCCCGCGATCGTCTACGGCGTCCTGGGCTTCCTGCTCGCCCTGATGACCGCGACAGTCAACAATCTCGGCGGGATCACAGATGTGAGTTCGGGTCTGACGGTGATCGCGCCATTTCTGATTTTATGCCTCGTCGGATCGTTCATCTTGCCGCTGTCCCTGTCGATCGCCGCATCGATCGCCGGCGGTCACGCGCTGCACAACGCCTTGCCAGGGACCGCAATGCGCGGCGTGAGAGATTATGCCTATTGGCGTATCGCGCGCGGCTGGCGAAACGGCGGCGGCGCGCGGTCGGAGCCGCCCGCGCTCCCGCCCCCACATGCAACCATAACCCAAGGGGCGGCGACGATTTCGCCCGGGGCGGGCAGTCGCGACTTTTCCGCCGATCCACGCGCCGAGCAAGTGGCGGGCGCGCTGATCGAAGCCCGCGTCGCGCAAGCGCGCGCCCGAAATCGTGAAGGCTGA